One Scophthalmus maximus strain ysfricsl-2021 chromosome 9, ASM2237912v1, whole genome shotgun sequence genomic region harbors:
- the rmnd5b gene encoding E3 ubiquitin-protein transferase RMND5B: protein MEQCACVERELEKVLHRFVMYGHQSEERLDELLRSVCEIRGQLVAFGVQDADLSVLSQTMAQCCKNIKETVQMLASRHKDIHGSVSKVGKAIDRNFDAEISAVVAETVWDTPERQKYLSETIVEHLYRQGMLSVAEDLCQESGVVIDMSMKQPFLELNRILEALRMQDLRPALEWAVTNRQRLLDLNSTLEFKLHRLYFISLLSGGIGNQLEALQYARHFQPFASQHQRDIQILMGSLVYLRHGIDNSPYRSLLETNQWAEICNIFTRDACALLGLSVESPLSVSFASGCMALPVLMNIKQVIEQRQCSGVWTHKDELPIEIDLGKKCWYHSVFACPILRQQTSESNPPMKLICGHVISRDALNKLTNAGKLKCPYCPMEQNPSHAKQIYF, encoded by the exons ATGgaacagtgtgcatgtgtggagcGGGAGCTGGAGAAAGTGCTCCATCGCTTCGTGATGTACGGCCACCAGTCCGAGGAGCGGCTAGACGAGCTTCTGCGCAGTGTCTGCGAGATACGAGGACAGCTAGTTGCTTTTG GAGTACAAGATGCAGACTTATCGGTCTTGTCTCAGACGATGGCCCAGTGTTGTAAGAATATCAAAGAAACAGTGCAGATGCTCGCCTCCCGACATAAGGACATCCACGGCAGCGTCTCAAAAGTTGGCAAAGCCATTGACAGA AATTTTGATGCAGAAATCAGTGCCGTGGTGGCAGAGACGGTGTGGGACACCCCAGAGAGACAGAAGTACCTGAGTGAGACCATCGTGGAGCACCTGTACAGACAAGGGATGCTCAGCGTCGCAGAAGATCTGTGTCAA GAATCTGGTGTAGTTATAGATATGAGTATGAAGCAGCCATTCCTGGAGCTAAACAGGATCCTTGAAGCGCTGAGGATGCAGGACCTCAGGCCGGCACTtga GTGGGCCGTGACGAATCGACAGCGTCTTCTGGACCTGAACAGCACTTTAGAGTTCAAGTTGCACCGCTTGTACTTCATCAGCCTGCTCAGCGGTGGAATCGGCAACCAGTTGGAGGCCCTGCAGTATGCCAGACACTTTCAACCCTTCGCCTCTCAGCACCAGAGAG ATATCCAGATCCTGATGGGCAGTCTGGTGTATCTGCGTCACGGCATCGATAACTCTCCATACCGCAGTCTGCTGGAGACGAACCAGTGGGCAGAGATCTGTAACATCTTCACCAGAGATGCCTGCGCTTTACTGGGCCTCTCCGTAGAGTCTCCGCTTAGTGTTAG TTTTGCATCAGGCTGTATGGCTTTGCCAGTGCTGATGAACATCAAGCAGGTGATCGAGCAGAGACAGTGCAGCGGAGTCTGGACACACAAAGATGAGCTGCCT ATTGAAATTGACCTGGGGAAGAAGTGCTGGTACCACTCCGTGTTCGCCTGTCCGATTCTCCGACAGCAGACCTCGGAGAGCAACCCTCCCATGAAGCTCATCTGTGGCCACGTCATCTCCAGAGACGCCCTCAACAAACTGACTAACGCTGGAAA GTTGAAATGCCCGTACTGCCCCATGGAGCAGAATCCGTCACATGCCAAGCAGATCTACTTTTGA
- the n4bp3 gene encoding NEDD4-binding protein 3-A yields the protein MAASVQTLPLTRGPNKSFRNPFPAPPLASRCGMGSVGSLVERPDVSPTKGSRAVPQVRPKQTNGLLKKGFTQRELLNYLNISRKEPKANPGSDGKKDIISGLSGREEDSIHAKVYHKDGTEVDLTKNSLPSGGKYEKARFRSSAFKPVTPKNFSSMQNLYPSSKSEDVEYGLSNGLHRAYAHVPKAVSTSSSSSSPSRPGPTSSGNKAVSCVRGTSHEDDNLSDSGHNSMSSLPPYRPPFRPHLAHISASMGHINTIGSLDRTSLGPKAIGCEGVAIGEVACRSMATLSRLATYGGEAPPPYEWTLSLSVEEVVRDLEERLVEKEHELKQMKRNLDESEGAIAQVFEGKQRLWEKEVEELKHLYAAKLRQVSQHAQRSQRSLQLQLFKAQQEKNRLQEELDGLKTERSQDAGAVANRTSPTLEETQWEVCQKSGEISLLKQQLRDSQAEVTQKLSELFQLKTQLRESRMELRSREGQIDALKLVLQGTQRRRCSSQNAREDGKGADETTSGGCGGPTEERLRAELLLERRQSEAQAMAFEDERHTWQTEKEKVIRYQKELQASYLEMYHRNEALERELHQLRAGREQGAGGGGGGGGGGGGGAGGGGSRSGTLEREVPELRGERIGENPEDRPSSGLPWIERIESSEI from the exons ATGGCAGCTTCAGTCCAGACTCTTCCTCTGACCCGTGGCCCCAACAAAAGCTTCCGTAACCCCTTCCCAGCCCCGCCCCTCGCGTCCCGTTGCGGCATGGGAAGCGTGGGCAGTCTGGTGGAGAGGCCAGATGTGTCTCCGACTAAAGGCAGCCGCGCTGTCCCCCAGGTGAGACCCAAACAGACCAATGGCCTCCTGAAGAAAGGCTTCACCCAGAGGGAGCTACTCAACTACCTAAACATCAGCAG AAAAGAGCCTAAAGCGAACCCGGGCAGTGACGGCAAGAAGGACATTATCTCCGGCCTCAGTGGCCGCGAGGAGGACAGCATCCACGCCAAGGTCTACCACAAAGACGGCACCGAAGTAGATCTGACAAAGAACTCACTGCCGAGTGGTGGCAAGTATGAAAAG gcTCGTTTCAGATCGTCCGCCTTCAAGCCCGTCACCCCCAAAAATTTCAGCTCCATGCAAAACCTCTACCCGTCTTCCAAGTCAGAGGATGTGGAATATGGCCTCTCCAACGGGCTGCACAGAGCTTACGCCCATGTTCCTAAAgctgtctccacctcctcctcttcttcctcacccTCCCGCCCTGGACCGACATCCAGTGGAAACAAG GCCGTCTCTTGTGTGCGTGGGACGAGCCACGAGGATGATAACCTGTCAGATTCGGGCCATAACTCCATGAGCAGCCTGCCGCCGTACCGGCCTCCCTTCCGCCCACACCTGGCTCACATCAG TGCGTCTATGGGCCACATCAACACCATCGGCTCCCTGGACCGCACCTCTCTGGGCCCGAAGGCTATCGGGTGCGAGGGTGTGGCTATAGGAGAGGTGGCGTGTCGGAGCATGGCAACCCTGAGCCGCCTGGCTACATATGGAGGGGAGGCTCCACCTCCTTATGAATGgacactctctctgtctgtggagGAAGTG GTGCGGGATCTGGAGGAGCGTCTGGTGGAGAAAGAGCATGAGCTCAAGCAGATGAAAAGAAACCTGGACGAGAGCGAGGGCGCCATTGCTCAG GTGTTTGAAGGGAAGCAGCGTCTgtgggagaaggaggtggaggagctgaagcaCTTGTACGCTGCAAAGCTGCGTCAGGTCTCCCAGCATGCCCAGCGCTCCCAGCGCAGCCTGCAGCTGCAGTTGTTCAAGGCCCAGCAGGAGAAGAACCGACTGCAAGAGGAGCTCGACGGCCTGAAAACGGAAAGGAGCCAGGATGCTGGAGCCGTAGCAAATCGAACCAGCCCAACCCTGGAGGAGACGCAGTGGGAG GTTTGCCAAAAGTCAGGGGAGATCTCCctgctgaagcagcagctgagggaCTCCCAGGCGGAGGTGACCCAGAAGCTGAGCGAACTCTTCCAGCTGAAGACACAGCTCAGGGAGAGCCGCATGGAGCTGCGCAGCAGGGAGGGCCAGATAGATGCGCTGAAGCTCGTCCTGCAGGGGACGCAGCGGCGCAGATGCTCCTCTCAGAACGCACGCGAAGATGGAAAAGGGGCTGACGAGACTACTTCAG GGGGGTGCGGGGGGCCCACGGAGGAGCGTCTGCGGGCGGAACTCCTGCTGGAGCGACGCCAGAGCGAGGCCCAGGCCATGGCTTTCGAGGACGAGAGGCACACATGGCAGACGGAGAAGGAAAAGGTCATCCGCTACCAGAAGGAGCTGCAGGCCAGCTACTTAGAGATGTACCACCGCAATGAAGCGCTGGAGAGGGAACTGCACCAGCTGAGGGCAGGCAGAGAGCAgggggccggaggaggaggaggaggaggaggaggaggaggaggaggagcaggaggaggagggagcagaagTGGGACATTGGAAAGAGAAGTGCCAGAGCTGAGGGGCGAGAGAATCGGGGAAAACCCAGAGGACAGACCTTCCTCCGGTTTGCCGTGGATAGAGAGGATTGAATCATCCGAaatttga